The following proteins come from a genomic window of Macadamia integrifolia cultivar HAES 741 chromosome 14, SCU_Mint_v3, whole genome shotgun sequence:
- the LOC122060874 gene encoding F-box protein 7 isoform X2 has product MSSDFGLSVPPELESASRMRTVQFFITQRPWLDLYGKRVRPVAPFGSASSKPFVDPALIHRCLPDELLFEVFARMSPYSLGRAACVCRKWRYTIRNPVFWRNACLKAWQLSGPVENYRILQSRYEGSWRKMWILRPRIRTDGLYVSRNTYIRAGIAEWKVTNPVHVVEAALLYPGLRPTVLRIRLRLRGTIPGANNRMDLLSLVTSGVNDNEINGHDNEDMLGVVEGWQDDETHNPDVPAVSHKRGMTPFVFVPFEEVEASVLNLPVDKMDYFVPG; this is encoded by the exons ATGAGTTCAG ACTTTGGCTTGTCAGTTCCACCAGAACTGGAATCGGCTTCTCGTATGAGAACCGTGCAGTTTTTTATTACACAAAGACCTTGGCTTG ATCTTTATGGAAAGAGAGTTAGACCTGTTGCTCCTTTCGGAAGTGCAAGTAGTAAACCATTTGTTGATCCGGCACTCATTCACCGTTGCTTGCCTGATGAACTACTCTTTGAG GTTTTTGCGAGAATGAGTCCTTACAGCTTGGGGAGAGCAGCATGTGTTTGCCGAAAATGGAGATACACAATTCGTAATCCAGTTTTTTGGCGAAATGCATGCTTAAAGGCTTGGCAG CTCTCCGGACCAGTGGAAAATTACAGGATTCTACAGTCCAGATATGAAGGTTCTTGGAGGAAGATGTGGATTTTAAGACCAAGGATCCGTACTGATG GCCTTTATGTGAGCAGGAACACATACATTCGTGCAGGAATTGCAGAGTGGAAGGTTACCAACCCTGTTCATGTG GTTGAAGCTGCTCTCTTGTACCCAGGCTTGCGCCCAACTGTTTTGAGAATCCGCTTAAG GTTGCGAGGAACAATACCAGGAGCCAACAATCGGATGGATCTCCTTTCACTTGTTACAAGTGGTGTGAATGATAATGAAATTAATGGCCATGATAATGAAGACATGCTTGGTGTGGTTGAGGGTTGGCAAGATGACGAGACCCACAACCCTGATGTACCTGCAGTCTCACACAAGAGAGGAATGACCCCATTCGTTTTTGTTCCATTTGAAGAG GTGGAGGCATCAGTTCTAAATCTTCCTGTTGACAAGATGGATTATTTTGTACCTGGGTGA
- the LOC122060874 gene encoding F-box protein 7 isoform X1 has translation MSSDFGLSVPPELESASRMRTVQFFITQRPWLDLYGKRVRPVAPFGSASSKPFVDPALIHRCLPDELLFEVFARMSPYSLGRAACVCRKWRYTIRNPVFWRNACLKAWQLSGPVENYRILQSRYEGSWRKMWILRPRIRTDGLYVSRNTYIRAGIAEWKVTNPVHVVCYFRYIRFFPSGRFLYKNSSQKVKDVVKCMNFRASKADCVFSGRCTLSDDKVEAALLYPGLRPTVLRIRLRLRGTIPGANNRMDLLSLVTSGVNDNEINGHDNEDMLGVVEGWQDDETHNPDVPAVSHKRGMTPFVFVPFEEVEASVLNLPVDKMDYFVPG, from the exons ATGAGTTCAG ACTTTGGCTTGTCAGTTCCACCAGAACTGGAATCGGCTTCTCGTATGAGAACCGTGCAGTTTTTTATTACACAAAGACCTTGGCTTG ATCTTTATGGAAAGAGAGTTAGACCTGTTGCTCCTTTCGGAAGTGCAAGTAGTAAACCATTTGTTGATCCGGCACTCATTCACCGTTGCTTGCCTGATGAACTACTCTTTGAG GTTTTTGCGAGAATGAGTCCTTACAGCTTGGGGAGAGCAGCATGTGTTTGCCGAAAATGGAGATACACAATTCGTAATCCAGTTTTTTGGCGAAATGCATGCTTAAAGGCTTGGCAG CTCTCCGGACCAGTGGAAAATTACAGGATTCTACAGTCCAGATATGAAGGTTCTTGGAGGAAGATGTGGATTTTAAGACCAAGGATCCGTACTGATG GCCTTTATGTGAGCAGGAACACATACATTCGTGCAGGAATTGCAGAGTGGAAGGTTACCAACCCTGTTCATGTG GTCTGCTATTTCCGGTACATCCGATTTTTCCCTTCTGGAAGGTTCCTTTACAAG AATTCTTCTCAAAAAGTGAAAGATGTGGTGAAATGCATGAACTTCCGTGCATCTAAAGCCGACTGTGTTTTTAGTGGCCGCTGTACATTGTCTGATGACAAG GTTGAAGCTGCTCTCTTGTACCCAGGCTTGCGCCCAACTGTTTTGAGAATCCGCTTAAG GTTGCGAGGAACAATACCAGGAGCCAACAATCGGATGGATCTCCTTTCACTTGTTACAAGTGGTGTGAATGATAATGAAATTAATGGCCATGATAATGAAGACATGCTTGGTGTGGTTGAGGGTTGGCAAGATGACGAGACCCACAACCCTGATGTACCTGCAGTCTCACACAAGAGAGGAATGACCCCATTCGTTTTTGTTCCATTTGAAGAG GTGGAGGCATCAGTTCTAAATCTTCCTGTTGACAAGATGGATTATTTTGTACCTGGGTGA